CGATGGATATGGAAAATTCAATTTTAAATTATCCTCAAAAAAAAGATTTTCATTACCATTCGGAAGGAATTAATGCAAGTTATTATTCTAAACTCTTTAATAAAATCGCCGTATACTCCGCTTCAGTTTCAGTCGACGGAAGTGATCAGCATTTTGAAAGAATTCGTGGGGTTGTAACAGGAACTCTAATTTTAAAAGTCAATCAGAAAACAAAAATGACAGTAGGAATTGCTGCTTTCATCGATCCTAGCTCACAAGTTCCGGCTCTTCCTATTTTTACTTATGAGCATAAATTTGAGAACGGCTGGATTGCAGATATTCTTTTACCTAAAAAAGTCCTGATCAGAAAAAATATGTTTTCCAATGGAAGAATTTCTTTTGGAACTGAAATGGATAATACTTCTTTTTACCACTACTTATCAGGAAAAACCTATGAATACAGACAGGTGGAAGTTAATTCAGGAGCTATATATGAACATAATTTAGGCGGAAATTTTATCGGCACTTTAAAAACTGGAATCAGAGCGACACCTAATGCAAGAGTTTTCGAAAAGCAGGAATCTTTTAAAGATTATATTTTTGAAGCCAAATACAAAACTTCATTCTATTTCAATATCGGTGTATCTTATAATCCTTTTGGAAAGCCCAGAACTAAATAAACAGTTTCCTATTCAATAGTATAACTTGTTGATATTTAATCTTTAGTCTACCCATTTCGGTAGACTTTTTTATTTTATTAAAACTTTATCATCCTATCATTTTTTGAAACGTAAGTAGCAAAATAAATTCATCATCGAGTGATAAAAATTATTATCCTCTACATAATATTACCAACTGTTAACATTGCGAATCTCCAAACAACCAATATCAAAATATTAATAATTTCACATTTTTTTGAGAATAATATAATTAAAAACAATATTAAAAACATAAAAAACGTGCTATAAAACGAATCTAAAAATCATCAAAAGACACTGAAAATTAACATAAAATACTGATAAACATCATTATAATTTAATTTATATTCCCATATAATTGCCGTAATATTGCAAATGTAAAATTGATAATAAAAAGTCAAATAATTAAAAATAAAACAAATGGTAACTTACATCGGAATTGCAACATGTTTAATAGTATTCTCATCTTACTTCATGACTGTTAGAAAAGAAGGGAATTAATTAAATCTTATATAAGAATAGATATCTTATAAAGCAGATTTACTAATTGTATTGTTATATGTTTTCAATCTGACAAAGATTGTTCGCTCTTTTACTCAACAGAGTAAAAGGGCAAAAAAAACATAATGTAAGAAAAATTCAACACAACAAATTTTAATTTTTATAATAGCCGATAGGGTCGAACTTCATGTTCGGCTTTTTTGTTTTATATGCTTTATCTTTGCACAAATCTTATGCAATGAACCTGTACAACCTTATTATTCAAGATAAAGAAGAAGTAACCCTGGATGATGTTTTTCTTGATTCTCAAAACAGGGAGCAGATTGTACAGCTTATCAAAGAAAATACTTATTCTAAAGAATTACAGGAATACGGACTCCCTGTGAACAATAAAGTTCTTTTGGAAGGAAATTCCGGCTGCGGAAAGACCATGACGGCAAAAGCAGTTGCTAATGCTTTGGGGAAAAGTATTCTTATTCTTAATTTAAGCAATATTGTTTCTTCCAGAATCGGAGAAACTTCACAGAATATTAAAATGATCTTTGATAAAGCTGCCCGCGAAAGATCAGTTCTTTTTCTTGATGAGCTTGATCAGATAGGAAAAGCAAGAGGAAGCGATGACAAAGATGTCGGAGAAATGAGACGGCTGGTGAACACACTGATCCAGCTGATCGATTATTATCCCGAAAACGCGCTTTTACTATGTGCTACCAACCATCCTGAGATTATTGACACTGCTTTGATCAGACGTTTTCAGCTGAAAATCAACTACACAATGCCTTCAAATGATTTTCTGGATCAGTTTTATGATGTTTTATTATCAAAATTTCCGGAAGATGTAAGAACACTTGAACGTAAATACGGGATTTCTTTTGCAGAAGCGAAGGACTATACTTTTACGGTAGTTAAAGGGAACTTGATAAAAAAACTAGAGAATGTACATATTAAAATATAACGACTATTACAAATAAAAATACTGAAACTTAACTAAAAATTAAGTAAATCAATAAAAATAGAATTTTAAGAAATGAGAAAAATATTATTAATCTTTATTATATTTATTAGCTTCCCTAATTTAATTTATGGACAGAAAAAATTTGAAAATAAAGAGTTTGGATTTGTAATTCAAGAACCTAAAAACTGGTTTGAATCAAATAATGAATTTTTATTGAAAAATCTTGAAAAATTTAAAATTACAGATGAGAATTTATCTAAATTACTTTCGAATAAAAAGGGTTCAATCTTGTTAGCCTCATTTCACAAATATAATCCAAAAACTCATAATGGACTAATTCCAACAATTCAAGTAAATGTAAGACTAAAAGGACAGGGCAATTTTGACCAATTTAAAAATTCATTAACAGAAAGTGTAAAAGGTTTTAAAAAATATTTTCAAGATTTTGAACTTATAAATGAAGTATCCGAGGTCAAAATATCAGGAATAAAATCAATTTTTTTTGTTGGCAAATTTACAATGAAAACTCAAAATGGGCAAGAAATGAAAGTACGCAGTCGTACTTACGCAATCCCATATAAAAACTATTTCTTTCAAATAAATTTTACAGATAATCAAACTAGTGATGATTGTAGTAAAGAGTTTGATGAATTGGTAAATACAATTAACATTGGAGAAAAGCCCCATAATTAAAAAGTTATCAATATCCCCAATAAATTAAAGTAAATTAAGTATTAACTAATTCAGGTAAATGTAAAATTTTCCTGCTTTGTAAAATTTGACTCTAAATAAAAATCCCTCTCATCACTGAAAGGGATTCATCGCAAAATTTGTATAATATGAATAATTAACTTTATTTATTTCATTTCACAACAACTTTAAAATTGCTGTTCAGATTTTCTCCTGAAACATTCAATATATAATTTCCGAACGCTTTTATATAAGAAATATTGAGATTAAAAACTCCGTCTTTACCGGATTTTATTTTTTCTTTAATCACCACTTTTCCTGTCATATCAATTAAGGTAGCTGTAAGATCTGATCTTTTATATTCAGGAAGATTAATGAAAATCTGATCTTTTACAGGGTTCGGATAGACAGTTCCTACATTTTTACTGATGCTGAATTCGTCATTTTGCAACACATTTTGATTATACAAAGCGGTTATTTCAGACGGGGATAATGCATAATTGTACATTTTAAGCTCATCAAATGCACCTTTGTAAGGAGCCGGAGCATTGGCGGTCGACAAAAATTCCAGTTCTCCGATGTTTCCGATGATAAAATCACTTGTTTCACCAATACCTGTGACTGCTGTTTCATCTCCTTCAGCTGATAAAACACCATTGGTATAAATTCTCATTTTATGGGCTGCAATATCTCTCATGATCACAACATGCACCCAATTTCCTGTAAAATAATTGGCAATGGGTGATGTAATTTCTTTTTTCGTGATATCATCATCGATTGCATATCGCAGCTGACCTCCTTTTATCTCTACGTTAAAACGTTTTCCTGTAGCACCAGTTGTTGTATTTTTAGTAAATGATCCTTTACATAATACATAAAGACTTGTTGAAGAGGACGATGGGATCATGGTTGTCGGAGCCTTCATCCAGAAAGAAACGGTAAAAGAATTATTATTAAAGAAAATCTGATCCTGATGAGGAATGCTCGCTATATAGGTATTAGGAGCAGTCGCCAGATCAA
Above is a genomic segment from Chryseobacterium geocarposphaerae containing:
- a CDS encoding AAA family ATPase; translated protein: MNLYNLIIQDKEEVTLDDVFLDSQNREQIVQLIKENTYSKELQEYGLPVNNKVLLEGNSGCGKTMTAKAVANALGKSILILNLSNIVSSRIGETSQNIKMIFDKAARERSVLFLDELDQIGKARGSDDKDVGEMRRLVNTLIQLIDYYPENALLLCATNHPEIIDTALIRRFQLKINYTMPSNDFLDQFYDVLLSKFPEDVRTLERKYGISFAEAKDYTFTVVKGNLIKKLENVHIKI